The Salmo salar chromosome ssa06, Ssal_v3.1, whole genome shotgun sequence genome window below encodes:
- the cld6 gene encoding Claudin-6: protein MATTGMQLLGLVLSLVGWVGGFLVCSVPLWRVTAFIGNNIVTAQIIWEGLWMTCIVQSTGQIQCKVYDSLLALPSDMQAARGLTVLSVLLCGLALALGVVGVKCTKCIGQNSLKARIARISGFLFGIAGFLYLVPICWTAHSIIRDFYDPHVAAPHKRELGPALYLGWGASALLLIGGSLLYAGSSPPGIPGSPTFSSESSPRRGPAAQVKGYV from the coding sequence ATGGCGACCACCGGCATGCAGCTCCTGGGCCTGGTCTTGTCCCTGGTTGGCTGGGTGGGCGGATTCCTGGTATGCTCTGTTCCGCTGTGGCGCGTCACCGCCTTCATCGGCAACAACATCGTGACGGCTCAGATCATCTGGGAGGGGCTGTGGATGACCTGCATCGTCCAATCAACGGGCCAGATCCAGTGCAAGGTGTACGACAGTCTCTTGGCCCTTCCCAGCGACATGCAGGCGGCCCGGGGTCTCACCGTGCTCTCCGTCCTCCTCTGTGGCCTGGCCCTGGCTCTAGGTGTGGTGGGGGTAAAGTGCACCAAGTGTATTGGTCAGAATAGTCTGAAGGCTCGTATTGCAAGGATATCCGGCTTTCTGTTTGGCATCGCTGGGTTTCTCTACCTGGTTCCTATCTGCTGGACGGCCCACTCCATTATCAGGGACTTCTATGATCCCCACGTGGCCGCGCCGCACAAGAGAGAGCTAGGCCCCGCCCTATACCTGGGCTGGGGGGCGTCGGCCTTGCTCCTGATTGGTGGGTCGCTGTTGTATGCGGGGTCGAGTCCTCCCGGCATCCCCGGGTCTCCGACCTTCAGCAGCGAAAGCAGCCCCCGTAGAGGACCTGCCGCTCAGGTCAAAGGTTACGTCTGA